In Bordetella holmesii ATCC 51541, the following proteins share a genomic window:
- a CDS encoding NADH-ubiquinone/plastoquinone oxidoreductase chain 6 family protein, translating into MVAAFRVITARSPVTAVLHLILAFVNAAMLWMLLGAEFLALLLVLVYVGAVMVLFLFVVMMLDIRIDHLRHGLKTYLPLGLVVGLILVLEMGFVLFATWGDAGPQVAMAGDYNNARALGEAMYTQYVFGVEVGAALLLVGMVAAIALTLRRRRDAKYNDPVAAVRVKAKDRFRMVKMTAQSERAQGNSAAEQGEKP; encoded by the coding sequence GTGGTGGCGGCTTTCCGCGTCATCACCGCTCGTAGCCCCGTGACCGCTGTCCTGCATCTGATTCTGGCCTTCGTGAATGCGGCCATGCTTTGGATGCTGCTGGGTGCGGAGTTTCTTGCCCTGTTGCTGGTGTTGGTTTATGTCGGTGCCGTGATGGTGCTGTTCTTGTTCGTGGTGATGATGCTCGATATCCGTATCGACCATCTGCGCCACGGCTTGAAGACCTATCTGCCGCTGGGTTTGGTTGTCGGCTTGATCCTCGTGCTGGAAATGGGTTTCGTGCTGTTTGCCACCTGGGGTGATGCCGGCCCGCAAGTCGCCATGGCCGGTGATTACAACAATGCCCGTGCACTGGGCGAAGCCATGTACACGCAATATGTCTTTGGTGTTGAGGTCGGTGCCGCGTTGCTGCTAGTCGGTATGGTTGCGGCCATCGCCTTGACCCTGCGTCGCCGTCGCGACGCGAAGTACAACGATCCGGTTGCCGCGGTACGTGTCAAGGCCAAGGACCGTTTCCGTATGGTCAAGATGACCGCCCAGAGCGAGCGTGCCCAAGGCAACTCCGCCGCCGAGCAAGGAGAAAAACCATGA
- a CDS encoding putative membrane protein: protein MASNNFPWLTLAIFVPIVFGLLVLAVGRDDRPCLTRGCR, encoded by the coding sequence ATGGCATCCAACAATTTCCCCTGGCTTACGCTTGCGATCTTTGTTCCGATCGTATTCGGTCTGCTGGTGCTGGCGGTGGGTCGCGACGACCGTCCCTGCCTGACGCGGGGCTGTCGCTGA
- a CDS encoding proton-translocating NADH-quinone oxidoreductase, chain M family protein, with protein MQFVEKASWIESFNVNYHLGVDGISVWFVLLTAFVTIIVVAAGWEVITNRVSQYMAAFLILSGLMVGVFSALDGLLFYVFFEATLIPMYIIVGVWGGPNRVYAAFKFFLYTLMGSLLTLVAFVYLWHASGGSFDILTWQQTKLGYTPQILIFVALLAAFAVKVPMWPVHTWLPDAHVEAPTGGSVVLAAIMLKLGAYGFLRFSLPIAPDASHSLSGMMIALSLVAVTYIGLVAIVQEDMKKLVAYSSVAHMGFVTLGFFIFNTAGVEGAIVQMISHGFVSGAMFLCIGVLYDRMHSRRIADYGGVINVMPRFATFFVLFSMANSGLPATSGFVGEFMVIMGAVEHNFWVGLLAATALILGASYSLWMVKRVVFGDITNEHVREMSDLNRREFWILGVMAIAVLYMGIYPKPFTDVMHVSVEALLQHVAVSKL; from the coding sequence ATGCAGTTTGTCGAGAAGGCCTCTTGGATCGAGTCCTTCAACGTCAACTACCATCTCGGTGTGGACGGTATTTCCGTCTGGTTCGTGCTGCTGACGGCCTTTGTCACCATCATTGTGGTGGCGGCAGGCTGGGAGGTGATCACCAACCGTGTGTCGCAGTACATGGCCGCCTTCCTGATCCTGTCGGGTCTGATGGTCGGTGTGTTCTCGGCGTTGGACGGGTTGTTGTTTTACGTGTTCTTCGAAGCCACGCTGATCCCGATGTACATCATCGTGGGTGTGTGGGGCGGGCCGAACCGGGTTTACGCGGCCTTCAAGTTCTTTCTCTACACCCTGATGGGTTCGCTGTTGACCCTGGTGGCCTTTGTCTACCTGTGGCATGCATCGGGCGGATCCTTCGACATCCTGACCTGGCAGCAGACCAAACTCGGTTACACGCCGCAGATCCTGATCTTCGTCGCGCTGCTGGCCGCGTTTGCCGTGAAGGTGCCGATGTGGCCGGTGCACACCTGGCTGCCCGACGCTCACGTCGAAGCGCCTACCGGGGGTTCCGTGGTGCTGGCCGCCATCATGCTGAAGCTCGGCGCGTATGGTTTCCTGCGTTTTTCCCTGCCCATCGCGCCAGATGCCTCGCATAGCTTGTCGGGCATGATGATCGCACTGTCACTGGTTGCCGTGACCTATATCGGGCTGGTGGCGATCGTGCAGGAAGACATGAAGAAACTCGTGGCCTACTCGTCAGTGGCTCACATGGGCTTCGTGACGCTGGGCTTTTTCATTTTCAACACGGCTGGCGTCGAAGGCGCCATCGTGCAGATGATTTCCCACGGTTTCGTCTCGGGTGCGATGTTCCTGTGTATCGGCGTGCTTTACGACCGCATGCATAGCCGTCGCATCGCCGATTACGGTGGCGTGATCAACGTCATGCCGCGGTTCGCGACCTTCTTCGTGCTTTTTTCGATGGCCAACAGCGGCTTGCCGGCTACTAGCGGTTTCGTGGGCGAGTTCATGGTCATCATGGGCGCGGTCGAGCACAACTTCTGGGTCGGCCTGCTGGCTGCCACAGCCCTGATCTTGGGAGCGTCCTACTCTCTGTGGATGGTCAAGCGCGTGGTCTTTGGTGATATCACCAATGAACATGTCCGCGAAATGTCCGACCTGAACCGCCGCGAGTTCTGGATTCTCGGTGTCATGGCGATCGCCGTGTTGTACATGGGGATCTATCCCAAGCCCTTTACCGATGTCATGCATGTGTCGGTGGAGGCCCTGCTGCAACACGTGGCCGTCTCGAAACTGTAA
- a CDS encoding proton-translocating NADH-quinone oxidoreductase, chain N family protein, with protein sequence MQSHIDFALATPEILLLVLALAVLLVDAVSTHPERKTTYVLTLCTLAVLTVVSLLQWKNGVSGKTFNGMYVTDAFSHLLKITSYIAVAVTLIYGRLYAQAREMLRGGELYVLTLMALLGQMVMISSGNLISIYLGLELMSLALYALIALRRDDAVATEAAMKYFVLGALASGFLLYGMSMVYGATGHLDLAEISRVIAAGQAQALPLVFGIVFLVAGLAFKLGAVPFHMWVPDVYQGSPTAVTLILGGAPKLAAFAITMRLLVDGLHGLAADWQPMLMILAVLSLAIGNLTAIAQTNLKRMLAYSTISHMGFVLLGLMAGVVDGKPDASSAAYGASLFYMITYVLTTLASFGIVLLLSRQGFECENIDDLKGLNRRSPWHALIVLLLMFSLAGIPPLVGFYAKLAILQAVVESGHVALAVIAVLFSLIGAFYYLRVVKVVYFDEPVGEAAPVTGTCLQRGVLSINGALILLLGILPGGLMALCVQVIRSSIGG encoded by the coding sequence ATGCAATCCCACATCGATTTCGCTTTGGCCACACCAGAGATCCTGCTGCTGGTGCTGGCGCTGGCCGTGTTGCTCGTCGACGCGGTAAGCACCCACCCGGAACGCAAGACGACCTACGTGCTGACGTTGTGTACGCTGGCCGTATTGACGGTCGTCTCCCTGCTCCAATGGAAGAACGGCGTCAGCGGCAAGACCTTCAACGGCATGTATGTCACGGATGCGTTTTCGCACCTGCTGAAAATCACCTCGTACATCGCGGTGGCCGTCACCCTGATTTACGGTCGCCTGTATGCCCAGGCACGCGAGATGCTGCGAGGCGGTGAGCTCTACGTTCTGACGCTGATGGCCCTGCTGGGCCAGATGGTCATGATTTCGTCTGGCAACCTGATCTCCATCTATCTTGGTCTGGAGCTCATGTCTCTGGCCCTGTATGCACTGATCGCCTTGCGCCGTGACGACGCCGTCGCCACAGAAGCGGCCATGAAGTATTTCGTGCTTGGCGCGCTGGCTTCGGGGTTCCTGCTCTACGGCATGTCCATGGTCTATGGCGCAACCGGCCACCTCGACCTGGCCGAGATATCTCGCGTCATCGCCGCGGGTCAGGCGCAGGCCTTGCCGCTGGTCTTCGGTATTGTGTTCCTGGTGGCTGGTCTGGCATTCAAGTTGGGCGCGGTGCCCTTCCATATGTGGGTGCCCGACGTCTACCAGGGTTCGCCGACGGCCGTCACCCTCATTCTGGGTGGCGCGCCCAAGCTGGCTGCCTTTGCCATTACGATGCGTCTGCTTGTTGACGGCCTGCATGGCCTGGCCGCGGACTGGCAACCGATGCTGATGATTCTGGCTGTGCTGTCGCTGGCCATCGGTAACCTGACCGCCATCGCCCAGACCAACTTAAAGCGGATGTTGGCCTATTCGACCATCTCGCACATGGGCTTTGTGCTCCTGGGCCTGATGGCCGGTGTGGTGGACGGCAAACCCGATGCCTCTTCGGCTGCCTACGGTGCATCCCTGTTTTACATGATCACCTATGTGCTGACCACGTTGGCCAGCTTCGGTATCGTTCTGCTGCTCTCGCGTCAGGGCTTCGAGTGTGAAAACATCGATGATCTCAAAGGCTTGAACCGTCGCAGCCCTTGGCATGCCCTGATCGTCCTGCTGCTGATGTTCTCGCTGGCCGGGATTCCGCCGCTGGTGGGTTTCTATGCCAAGCTGGCGATTCTCCAGGCTGTGGTCGAGTCGGGTCATGTTGCCCTGGCCGTCATCGCGGTACTGTTCTCGCTGATCGGCGCCTTCTATTACCTGCGAGTGGTCAAGGTCGTCTACTTCGACGAACCCGTGGGTGAGGCGGCTCCGGTCACGGGGACCTGCCTGCAGCGCGGGGTACTGTCGATAAACGGCGCCCTGATTCTCCTCCTGGGCATCTTGCCTGGCGGTCTGATGGCTTTGTGCGTACAGGTCATCAGGAGCTCGATAGGCGGTTGA
- a CDS encoding proton-translocating NADH-quinone oxidoreductase, chain L family protein, translating into MSSSPNLYLLIALAPLAGAILAGLFGTGFLGRPVGRRAAHCITILFVAISAIGSVVVLRDVLNGHTFDGAVYTWTLIGHTKLEIGFLIDSLSAMMMVVVTSVSLMVHIYTIGYMADDPGYQRFFAYISLFTFAMLMLVMSNNMVQLFFGWEAVGLVSYLLIGFWYTRPTAIFANMKAFLINRVGDFGFVLGIGLLFAYAGTMHYGEVFAQADKLAGLKLPGSDWALLTVACICLFIGAMGKSAQVPLHAWLPDSMEGPTPISALIHAATMVTAGIFMVARFSPLFELSNVALSFIIVIGAIGALFLGILGIIQTDIKRVVAYSTLSQLGYMTVALGASAYSVAIFHLMTHAFFKALLFLGAGSVIIGMHHDQNIRNMGGLRKYMPITWITFLLGTLALVGTPFFSGFYSKENIIEAAGAANVWGASFAYYATLIGVFITSLYSFRVYFLVFHGKERFPAHDDHAHGHDDHGHDDHHHGGTPHESPWVVTLPLILLAIPSVVIGAIVADPMLFGKFFDGVITVLPQHPAMHELHEEWHGWVAFGLHAFQTVPFWLVVAGAVIAWYCYLINPKVPAKIQASLSGVNKVLENKYYVDWVNEQIIARGARCLGRGLWQTGDRGLIDGLLVNGSARVVGWVATVSRHLQSGYIYHYAFAMIIGIMALVTFFVLIPQ; encoded by the coding sequence ATGTCTAGCTCACCCAATCTCTATTTGCTTATCGCACTGGCCCCGCTGGCCGGGGCGATCCTGGCCGGCCTGTTCGGTACAGGGTTTCTCGGCCGCCCCGTCGGCCGACGCGCCGCGCATTGCATCACTATCCTGTTCGTGGCGATCTCCGCCATCGGTTCGGTGGTGGTGCTGCGCGACGTGCTCAATGGTCACACCTTTGACGGCGCGGTCTACACCTGGACCCTCATCGGTCATACCAAGCTCGAAATCGGCTTCCTGATCGATTCGCTCTCGGCCATGATGATGGTCGTTGTGACATCGGTCTCTCTGATGGTGCACATCTACACCATCGGCTACATGGCCGATGATCCCGGTTACCAACGCTTTTTCGCCTACATCTCCCTGTTCACCTTCGCCATGCTCATGCTGGTGATGTCGAACAACATGGTGCAGTTGTTCTTCGGTTGGGAAGCCGTGGGCCTGGTGTCGTATCTGCTCATCGGCTTCTGGTACACCCGTCCGACGGCAATTTTCGCCAATATGAAGGCCTTCCTGATCAACCGCGTGGGTGACTTCGGCTTCGTGTTGGGCATCGGTCTGCTGTTTGCTTATGCGGGCACCATGCACTACGGTGAGGTCTTCGCTCAAGCCGACAAGCTGGCAGGTCTGAAGCTGCCCGGCAGCGATTGGGCTCTGTTGACCGTCGCCTGCATCTGCCTCTTTATCGGTGCCATGGGTAAGTCGGCGCAAGTGCCGCTGCACGCCTGGTTGCCCGACTCGATGGAAGGCCCGACGCCGATCTCGGCCCTGATCCACGCGGCCACCATGGTGACAGCGGGTATCTTCATGGTCGCGCGTTTCTCGCCTCTGTTCGAACTGTCGAACGTGGCGCTTTCCTTCATCATCGTGATCGGTGCCATCGGCGCGCTCTTTCTGGGCATCCTGGGCATCATTCAGACGGACATCAAGCGCGTGGTGGCCTACTCCACGTTGTCGCAGTTGGGCTATATGACGGTGGCACTTGGTGCCTCGGCCTACTCGGTGGCGATTTTCCACCTGATGACGCACGCTTTCTTCAAGGCGCTGCTGTTCCTGGGCGCGGGCTCGGTGATCATCGGTATGCACCATGATCAGAACATCCGCAACATGGGTGGCCTGCGCAAGTACATGCCCATCACCTGGATTACCTTCCTGCTCGGTACGCTGGCGCTGGTTGGCACGCCGTTCTTCTCCGGGTTCTACTCCAAAGAGAACATCATCGAGGCGGCAGGCGCGGCCAATGTATGGGGAGCGAGCTTTGCTTACTACGCCACGCTGATTGGCGTGTTCATCACGTCGCTGTACTCCTTCCGGGTCTACTTCCTGGTCTTCCACGGCAAGGAACGTTTCCCGGCGCACGATGATCACGCGCATGGCCATGATGACCACGGGCACGACGACCATCATCACGGTGGCACGCCGCACGAGTCGCCCTGGGTTGTTACGCTGCCCTTGATTCTGCTGGCGATTCCGTCGGTTGTCATCGGGGCCATCGTTGCCGACCCCATGCTGTTCGGCAAGTTCTTCGATGGCGTGATCACGGTATTGCCGCAACACCCCGCGATGCACGAGTTGCACGAAGAGTGGCATGGCTGGGTGGCCTTTGGTTTGCATGCCTTCCAGACCGTGCCGTTCTGGCTGGTGGTCGCCGGAGCCGTCATTGCCTGGTACTGCTATCTGATCAATCCCAAGGTGCCGGCCAAGATTCAGGCCAGCCTGTCGGGCGTGAACAAGGTGCTGGAGAACAAGTATTACGTGGACTGGGTCAACGAGCAGATCATCGCTCGCGGCGCCCGTTGCCTGGGCCGTGGCCTGTGGCAGACCGGTGACCGCGGCCTGATCGATGGGCTGCTGGTCAACGGCAGTGCCCGTGTCGTGGGCTGGGTGGCGACGGTCAGCCGCCACCTGCAGTCGGGCTACATCTATCACTACGCGTTCGCGATGATCATCGGCATCATGGCGCTGGTGACTTTCTTTGTGCTGATTCCCCAATGA
- a CDS encoding NADH-ubiquinone/plastoquinone oxidoreductase chain 4L family protein — protein sequence MTITLAHYLVLGAILFAIGIFGIFLNRRNLIILLMSIELVLLAVNMNFVAFSSWFGDTAGQVFVFFILTVAAAEAAIGLAILVLLFRNLNTINVDELDRLKG from the coding sequence ATGACCATTACTCTGGCGCATTACCTGGTTCTCGGGGCGATTCTGTTCGCCATCGGCATCTTTGGCATTTTCCTGAACCGCCGCAATCTCATCATCCTGTTGATGTCCATCGAGCTGGTCCTGCTGGCCGTCAACATGAACTTCGTGGCGTTTTCGAGCTGGTTCGGCGATACCGCCGGGCAGGTGTTCGTGTTCTTCATCCTGACGGTGGCGGCCGCTGAAGCCGCCATCGGTTTGGCCATTCTGGTGCTGCTGTTCCGCAACCTGAACACGATCAACGTTGACGAACTCGATCGCCTGAAGGGCTGA
- a CDS encoding NADH dehydrogenase family protein: MEWLNVLESQGQASLGPTAWLVIWTVIKIVCIAVPIILCVAYLTYWERKMIGWMHVRLGPTRVGFKGLLQPFADVFKLLTKEVVVPSEANKILFIVAPVVTLMPALAAWAVVPFGPEAVLANVNAGLLYVMAITSVGVYGVIVAGWASNSKYAFLGALRASAQMVSYELAIGFVLVTVLLVSGSLNMNEIVLGQGRGWFAEHGLTFLSWNWLPLLPLFVIYVISAVAETNRHPFDVVEGESEIVAGHMVEYSGMAFALFFLGEYANMILLSAMASIMFLGGWMSPVDIAPFTWVPGWLWLGIKTFFVVSLFIWFRASFPRYRYDQIMRLGWKIFIPLTGVWLVVVAVWMQTPWNIWR; the protein is encoded by the coding sequence ATGGAATGGCTCAATGTTCTTGAAAGCCAGGGTCAGGCATCGCTGGGGCCGACGGCTTGGTTGGTGATTTGGACTGTCATCAAGATTGTCTGCATCGCCGTGCCTATCATTCTTTGCGTGGCCTATCTCACTTACTGGGAACGCAAGATGATCGGCTGGATGCACGTGCGTCTTGGACCCACTCGTGTGGGCTTCAAGGGGCTGCTGCAACCGTTTGCCGACGTGTTCAAACTGCTCACCAAAGAAGTGGTGGTGCCGTCGGAGGCCAACAAGATTCTGTTCATCGTCGCGCCTGTCGTGACATTGATGCCGGCTCTGGCGGCCTGGGCAGTGGTTCCGTTCGGCCCCGAGGCCGTGCTGGCTAATGTCAATGCCGGTCTGCTGTACGTTATGGCCATCACCTCGGTTGGTGTGTATGGCGTGATCGTGGCCGGTTGGGCCTCCAACTCCAAGTACGCCTTTCTGGGGGCCTTGCGTGCATCGGCCCAGATGGTTTCCTATGAGTTGGCCATTGGTTTCGTGTTGGTGACGGTCCTGCTGGTGTCCGGCAGCCTGAACATGAATGAAATCGTGTTGGGGCAGGGCAGAGGCTGGTTCGCCGAGCACGGCCTGACGTTCCTGTCCTGGAACTGGCTGCCGCTGCTGCCTTTGTTTGTTATCTACGTGATTTCCGCCGTAGCGGAGACCAACCGCCATCCGTTCGACGTGGTCGAGGGCGAGTCGGAAATCGTGGCCGGTCACATGGTCGAGTATTCGGGTATGGCCTTCGCCCTGTTCTTCCTGGGTGAATACGCCAACATGATCTTGCTGTCGGCCATGGCCTCGATCATGTTCCTCGGTGGCTGGATGTCGCCCGTCGACATTGCTCCGTTCACTTGGGTGCCGGGTTGGCTGTGGTTGGGGATCAAGACTTTCTTCGTGGTGTCGCTGTTCATTTGGTTCCGCGCGTCTTTTCCGCGTTACCGCTATGACCAGATCATGCGTTTGGGTTGGAAGATCTTCATCCCCCTGACCGGCGTTTGGCTGGTTGTCGTCGCGGTCTGGATGCAGACGCCCTGGAATATTTGGCGCTAA
- a CDS encoding NADH-quinone oxidoreductase, chain I family protein: MEAIKDFFGSLLLTELFKGMRLTGKYFFKRKMTLRYPMEKTPTSARFRGLHALRRYPNGEERCIACKLCEAVCPALAITIESDQREDGTRRTTRYDIDLTKCIFCGFCEESCPVDSIVETHIHEYHGEKRGDLYFTKDMLLAVGDRYEAEIAQRRAEDAPYR; encoded by the coding sequence ATGGAAGCGATCAAGGATTTTTTCGGCAGCTTGCTGCTGACCGAGTTGTTCAAAGGTATGCGCCTGACGGGCAAGTACTTTTTCAAGCGCAAGATGACCTTGCGCTACCCGATGGAGAAGACGCCGACGTCGGCGCGTTTCCGGGGTCTGCATGCGCTGCGTCGCTATCCCAATGGGGAAGAGCGTTGCATCGCCTGCAAACTCTGTGAAGCGGTTTGCCCGGCGCTGGCCATCACGATCGAGTCCGATCAGCGGGAGGACGGCACCCGCCGCACCACGCGCTACGACATCGATCTGACCAAGTGCATCTTCTGCGGATTCTGTGAGGAAAGTTGCCCGGTGGACTCCATCGTGGAGACGCACATTCACGAGTACCACGGCGAAAAGCGCGGCGATCTGTACTTCACCAAAGACATGCTGCTCGCCGTTGGCGACCGCTACGAAGCCGAAATCGCCCAACGCCGGGCCGAAGACGCGCCTTACCGTTGA
- a CDS encoding phosphoserine phosphatase SerB — MSTHLIIQSPGLTAHHAEQLAALARAEGIARITTTAARLLNVAHDADTRAQVHDWAERHAIDTAFVPAGLKLSSCKVLAMDMDSTLINIECIDEIAVCAGVGEKVTQITEAAMRGEIKDFSESLRRRVALLQGTPATVLERVYEERLRLNPGAEQLLASVQAAGIKTLLVSGGFTFFTERLRARLNLDSAHANTLEIDAGGKLTGRVLGDILDGAAKARYLEAFASEHGASADQIIALGDGANDLLMLARARYAVAYHAKPIVRQQTPYALSVSGLDGVLNWFEG; from the coding sequence ATGAGCACCCATCTCATCATTCAATCACCGGGCCTTACCGCCCACCACGCCGAACAGTTGGCGGCCTTGGCACGAGCCGAAGGCATCGCGCGTATCACGACGACGGCCGCCCGCCTGCTCAACGTAGCGCACGACGCGGACACCCGCGCGCAAGTGCATGACTGGGCCGAACGCCACGCCATCGACACCGCCTTCGTACCCGCCGGCCTCAAACTGAGCAGTTGCAAAGTGCTGGCCATGGACATGGACTCCACGCTAATCAACATCGAGTGCATCGATGAGATTGCCGTGTGTGCGGGTGTGGGTGAGAAGGTTACGCAAATCACCGAGGCGGCCATGCGAGGCGAGATCAAGGATTTCTCCGAAAGCCTGCGGCGGCGGGTCGCGCTGCTGCAAGGCACGCCTGCCACCGTGCTGGAGCGCGTGTATGAGGAAAGGCTGCGCCTGAACCCGGGCGCCGAGCAATTACTTGCCTCGGTGCAGGCTGCCGGTATCAAAACTCTGTTGGTCTCCGGCGGCTTTACCTTTTTCACCGAGCGGCTGCGTGCGCGCCTGAATCTCGATAGCGCGCACGCCAACACGCTGGAGATCGACGCCGGCGGCAAGCTGACCGGACGCGTGCTGGGCGACATTCTGGATGGCGCAGCCAAGGCCCGCTATCTGGAGGCGTTTGCGAGCGAGCACGGCGCCAGCGCCGATCAGATCATCGCCCTGGGCGACGGCGCCAACGATCTGCTCATGCTGGCGCGCGCCCGATATGCCGTGGCCTATCACGCCAAGCCCATCGTCCGCCAGCAGACGCCTTACGCACTTAGCGTCAGCGGCCTCGACGGTGTGCTGAATTGGTTCGAGGGGTGA